TGTCTAGCATTTAGTTCCACATACTAGACACATTTACATCAGGGCTGTACCTAAAATGGGTATAGTTATTTGGAGTGCTAAGCTGCTACTTCCTGGTCTTGGTTTTAAGAAGATGCTCTTCTGAGGatatgtggagagagagagagaggggggggggggggggggggggagagagagagatgtctCTACACAAAGGTGTGAGAGGATGATCAAACTGAAGAGCTAGTCGGCTCTATATAAGTTGTTTCTCCTCATGCCAAatataaagtagaaataaaagccaatattaaaaaaaaaaaaaaaaattgagtataCCTTGACGTAAGCTAAATCTCCAAAGGCACTCTGACTCAGATTTTTCCAAGTTTACATAAACTAAAGCCAGAGCATTAGCAATCCTAGAAAGCAATAATAAGTTTACTTTTCAGGTTAAACATCCAGAATGAAAATTAACCTTCACCACTAATGCATATAAGAGGAATATGTAAGTAGttactgtataaataaatacctcttttttttttttattgcttaaattGCATAGTATAAAACAATGTGGAGAGTGATGTACACGTGTATTAAAAAAGCGCTGGAAGGAAGTGGAAGAATCAGCAGGTACAAAGTGACTGCAATTTGAGACTGGAGCTTTTGTGTTCTGCATTCAGTGCAGTAATTATTTATTCAGCGAAAAGAGTGAAACGTCCCGGAGGCTGCGCAGGCTGGCACTGATGTCACGCCTCTGTTTTAGATTGCATCTTCCAGTGTATTGGGTCATGTAGTTTTCAGGCACACGTCCCCTCCGGGATAGGATATCCACCATGTGGCTAAGCTTCGACCTGATAGTGGAGTAGTGGAATTGCCTCTCTTTATGTAGTTTTTGGAAATACTCTGCCCTGTGACTGGTAGAATATTCAAAGGACCGGAGAGAAGATAGTGAGCCGGTAGAGCTTGCAAGAGAGCACTGGGATGATGACGAAGACAGTGATCGCAGACTAGAATTTGTTACAGCCTTTCCAGAGAGACATGATCCTTCTTTTGACAACTTTCTGTGAAGCAGGGGTGTTTCTGTGCACTCCTCTTCCTTTGTCTGTGTCACTGCAGTCTTCAGCAAAACTGAAGTCTGAGTGCCTGTCATTCTAGCAGCGACAGAAGTCTGAGTGCCAGATTCTGCCATTACAGCATTGGTCTGCGTGGCAGCATTACACACAGTCACTACAGGCTTCTCTTCCCATGGGCCAGTTTGAGTCGATGCACTTTTCCGTTCCACTATGGCCTCTTGATCACTGAACCACTCTTCTTCGCAGAGGCAAGAATGCCCCAAGTTAAAAGGTTTTCCTCCAGGAGTATCTTCAGCCAGTTCTAGTTCTTTTAACAGTTTCTTTGGAGTActagacaatctggcaaattctgCTCTCAAGTTGCCTTCCACAGTATCTTCTTTAGGAGACTCTATTCTGTTTGCCAGGTGATCAAATATCGCACTGTTCCTGCAGCTGGATGGCCTCTTAGGGCTGATGGGCATTGACTGGGCATAAAGAATCCTGAACTGGAGGTCAAAGTGTTCAACCACTTGACCTGACAATAGCAGCAAGTTGCTGCTGTTCAGCTTCCCATCAGACCACGTGAAActattgaaaacaaaccaaaattcaCAGTTAATCTCCAGAGCATTTCAACACATACAGTTACAGATAGCAAGACTCAACTTAGAAGTGCTGTGCATAAAGAAGGTATAAAGTCGACAGACTATTCACTCACTCTTCTCCAGAAAGAGCTCTGTTTAGCTGTAGCCAAGTGCTTTGCTAGCAACAAATTGTGTAAACCagttttccaaagctgtttccaGTTTTGTGTTAGTTCCACTTAGACTCAGCTAGTCCACTTGCCATTGGCATTCATTAATACCAGGCAACAGCAAAGTTAATACATCCTTCTTGCAGAAACTCCCCCTTTCTATAGCTTCATCGGGCACCAGCAGACCCCAATACTTGCCTGTAGGAGCCTGTTgtcactctaatgccatcaattAACATGAACTTCTCATGGACTTTTCCAACAATTTTGGCACCTGACCTCATGTAGTACGTGTTCCCTGTGAGAGTTCGAACTCTCATCAGCTgtttcagagaagggaaaaagtaaCATCAGATTTAAGTTAACTTCCAAAACATTTTGATCAGCAATTCTACCTAAAAGCAGCTACGCACACTATGGAAGACAGGAATGAAATGAACTTCCTTACATTGTCTGCGTGTGAGTGTTATTAGTTACACAGTACTAAATTTCTGTTAGATTAGGAGAGTCTGTGGAGAGAACAGCCAGTTCTAATTAATTACTGCCCactgtagcagggaaccatctggagacgcgagccgagtaacaaccggacaccgatacggttaaagttgttctccctttattgcccaaatagcgtgcttatataccttgtcaagctaaacatcagctgtccacgcgccaaaagctaaaatataattggttatactatctctgtccacgcgcataaacataggacacaattggttatactaactctgtacacgcgcctaaacataggacacaattggttatactaactaaaacatgtggaacttgtctcagcctaattggttaagataaactgccgaattgaggttcttcgtgccaagtttcctttatcttggaatgtgcacctgtgttcttctaattggcatctttctttttttgtcttcttgtttattctgttcaaggccttctaaaagcgtctggaatacttttgcgaccgttagctaaatatgtgtccgcaacagccCACAAAACTAGAAGTGTTTCCCCATCCAGAGAAACTCTCACTGGGGTGAACATAAGCCTGCCCAAGCCGAGCCATAACCCAGTCATATCAGCTTATATTCAGAGGAATTAAGTAAATCACCTGAGTCACATCATCCAAacccttttaaaagaaagcaactaTGTATTAGGAAAGAAATGAGGTGTTACCAGAGCTATACCACCCCTGAGCTTCCcgtgtttctgttttccttagcaAGCAGTTCCTTGAGCCAAAAAATAAAGCTACTTAGATATTGCAAAATTAAATGCTTGAAAATTCTTGCTTCCTCAGGACAGGGATCATAGTGCATGCTCCACCCAGCACaccaggctgttgcacagcatgGCCATAGCTCCTACATACGAGTAGCATAGGGTAGTAGATGTGCCTTTTCTGCATGGTTTTCACCGAGTTTGTGAGCGGTTTCACATGTTGGATTAGAGACTGTACTGAGACCATGTGATATGGAGCCTTGGTCTTCATGAACTGAGAAACAAGTCAGAAAATCCCCTTTTATATCAGTTAACAGACAAGATGCTTTAGTCTTTCAAGGAAGTCTGATATTTTATAGAAGGGTATCTTTGATATCCATAACTATAAACtgtaccacaaaaaaaaacccaaaaccaaacctcacCCATGTTTAGTACTTACACTTTCCTGCTCAGGACAAACTCCCAAATTCTTGCACATTTCCAAGAAATGGGGTAGAAAGTCCTGGTCAAGAAGAATATAGACAGGGACTTTGCGGTTGTTATAGGCATCCTGAAGGTCACCAAAGATATCAATATCTGTGAAGGAATCCATCACAAGGGCAATCACCTGCAAGAGAAGTGACAACACTTGTTCAAGGGCTTTATTTTACACAAGGCCAGatcactgccttccccagccattttttcctgctgctgtcatCAAGGCCAGATGCACGGTTTTTTGTCCTGCTGCGCAGGCCCTAGCAAGTTATAAAAGATTTCTGTATTCCTACAATGTTTCTGTAAATTCATTGTGCCCTGGAGCGCAAAGCCTAAGCCTGAAGAGGTTTTTGatcacatctgctgctgcttttgtacACTTTCACAGCCTGCTTTCCTACATAACCTCCTGTAATGTGGCCTTTTGGTAACATTGGGGAAGCTATCGCAGCAGAATCAGGAATCCAGACAAGCCATCTCCGCTCCTGTCCTCCCAGCATGGCGTACCTGCTACAGATAGCCACCGCCTGCAGGAGAATTAGCTCAAATGGCCTCCTCACTGTCACAGCTGAAGATCTCACAAACCCCGACTGATTTCTGTTTGTGTGGTAGGAAGGCAATGCTGTCCCTGTATAAGTTACCAAGAGATAAACTAGTTCTGTGACAACATATAAACTGAATACACTACTTCCAGACTCTTACTAGAGTTCTCAGTTATTCTGAGTTTCCATCCCACACCTTCACAAGAAATCCTTCCACTCACTCAAATCAACAGTTCCTTACAGAAGGCAAGTCCTAAAACGGGAAGATTTTCTCTCAATGGGCCAAAGACAAGACAACAGTCCTACATTTATGAACAATCTCTCCAGCTAATTCAGAGCTGCATCACGCACCACTTCAGTGCTAGAATTCTCACCCTTCAAAACCAGGAATACACATTTGTGTGGGGGACACAAAGGCATAAAGGATTTGGCTTCCTGACTTACTTTTCTATTCTCTTTCTATTAGACCAGCATCAAGGACAACAGTTATACAACCGCTGTTGGTACCTGGCACCTGCCCTTATCAGGTAGGCAAGGCTTCCACACACTGCTGCAACACACCCAAGGCGTGTATGCATGCAACACAGCTGCTCTGTGTGTGGCATTGCCCATACTCAGAGGAAACATTTCCCACAAGAACAGGCTAAGCTTTGTATTCCCACCTGTGCCCTGCTCCCCAAGGGATTGGCTCTACATAGATGAGTTCTTGGGTATAACACACACAGGCACGTTGGTATCTCTGCATAAAGTTAGCTTATGCTTGAGCTTCTTGCATGTCTCCTGTGCTTTTCTTCACCCAATCACTTGTCTAAGTGCCaaaggaagataaagaaaaataagatgcTTTTGACAAGACCAGATGAGTAAGAAAATAacccctgaaaacaaaacaattcacACTAAACCCCTTGGAAACACTGGTGCCTCCAAATGACTACTCAATTAACAGCACATTTGAGTTCTAATCCCAGAGTTAGCAGCTGAAAAAGGAATACacttaaactgaaaataagcaaaagtaTAGTTATGTTTGTttagaggagagagagaaaaccctTTTCTCTACACTCATCCATTCATGATAGCAGAGGCAAAATAGCAAGCGTCCCCTTTAGTCACTTAAGCTAACCACATTTGAGCGAACTGAGAAGAAACTATACAACATCTGAAGTTTTCCCATTCCTCACATTAACCCAAATAACTCGGACATGATTGAGCAATATTGCACAGCATCTGATATTCAGTAAGTTATAGGGGGTCAAAATTTCTCTCCGTTGCATGTCCACAAAAGTGCTCCCTGGATCAGGCATGTACATGGCAACAGCAGGAACAGCTTGCCAGGCTCTTGGCTCAGTGCGAGGGAAGGTGTTTGGCAGGATGCTACAAGCAAGAACGTGACAAACAAGTAGAGCTTTTTGgagaaacagatgttttcatgGAGTTTACTCGAGTCACCAGGCTGGTCTCATCTACCTGATAAGGATGCTTTGAGAACAGAGCTTCCTCTGTCACAGTTTCTGGCCAGAAGCCCAACATTCATGTCATCCTCAAACTCGCCCTAAGCTTCTGCACTCAGAAGGGGGCAGGGACTAAGCTCAGCTGCTGATTCAGCCAGCACATTAAACACAGAACCAGGGGTTGCTTCACCTGGCCACCTGAAGAGGAAGCTATACATTTAAATTTCAGCTAAGCCAATTGAATGGCTGCTAACGAGAAGGGTGGTTCCCTCGTGGGGATTACAGTTGGAGGCTATAAACTCAGGTAACATAATGAGTTACAGAGAACAGTTAGAAGTTACTACACTGCATGATTTTTAAGCCATACTCTGCATCAGATCAAAACCATCCACTCCTGTAGGAGGGAAGTCCTGCTAAGAGCAGGTCTGCACATTACTTAAGGGCAATTAACAAGACAAAGAAGGGAGATGTAATCATAGGGTTATCTCTGTAGACAACCGTCTTTTATAATAAAGAGGCCTTTTTTGTGTCATATCCTTTCAGGGACAGTAGGAGGTTTCTGCAAGCGAATCTGGCTTGCAGAGCACATCAGTAAGGAACCTGGAATAGGAAGCCTTCCGCTTTGAGCAAGAGCGAGATCAGCTCGAAACCAGCGGGTGGTTTGgccatgagcagcagcagcagttctgcaCGCAGTACTGGGGGACGGGGAGCTCTTGGCCCCCCACCGCTGGAGCAACGTAACCGGGAAAGTGAGATTTCACGGGTGTAGCGCATAGATGCCCGCTGTCAGGATGAGTACCGCTCGTTGTGCGTTTACGAGCTTGCCCTCCTAACGAGGCTTTCTTTGCTCGACGGGGCTTTTAAAGCCGCTCGCCCTTGCTTAGCGTCACACGAAGGAGATGCTCACCGACACCGTTGCTGATTTTTGTTCCGGTTCGCAGACCCGCTGGAGAAGGGCCCCGGGGCAGGGCGCTTTCGGGGGGCGCTGCCGGCAGAGCCCGCGCCCCCggcaccccaccccccaccccgggcgctgcccggcggcggcgcgcacTCACCTGCCGGGCGGAGCGGATCTGCCGCCGCACCGCCTCCTTGCAGCCGTAGATGCTCTCCCCGCAGCCGGGCTGGAAGTGAGCCTCCACCCGCGTGAGCCCGCGGAAGGCGCCGCTGGCGAAGCCCGGCCAGCCCAGCTCCAGCGCCGGCGGCTCCAGGTCCGAGCGCTCGGGGAAGTAGGTGAGCGAGGAGGCGTCGAGGGAGGCGCCGGGCGAGGGCTCGCCCGCCGGctccggggccgcggcgggcggcagggCGCCCCGCGCGATGGCCTGCACCTCGGGCTCCGAGAGGAAGGGCGGCAGCTGCTCCCGCCGCAGGAAGGCCCGCAGCGCCTCGGGGCCGCCCGCCACCAGCTCCTCCAGCGCCAGCCGCTGCGCCTCGCTGTACGgcccgggcggccgcggcggccaGCGCCCGGCGCCCTCCTCCAGGCACTGCGACGGGTTGGCCATGGCGCGGCGCAGCCCAGCCGGCGCTCCGCAGCGCCTTTATAGCGGCTTTGAATCCAAAcagggccgcgccgccgccgccagtgGGGGAGCCGCGCTCCGCCCCGCGCCCCGGTTGGCTGCGGCGaaggcggcccggccccgccgctccgcccggccccgctTCAGGGGCGGGCCGAGGGGAAGGAGCGGGGCTAGCCCAGCCGTTCTCCGCAGCCTTGGGGCCAggcggccgcccggcccggcccggccctcccctcGTCAGGCCGCGGAGGTCCCCTTGGCTGAGGCGGCCGTTTCACGCAGCCTGGCCTTCACGCACGAACCCCTTCCTTGCGGCTTCAAGGGCCAGCCGCGCCGGAGACCTTGGCCCTCGCTGCAACACGGCCCCGTTCCTCTCACCCGCCATGTCCTGCTGTCCCgtcaggcagggctgggaggctgcGGGTGCTTTCGGCTTCGCCCGAATCAACCTCCCCCGCCCGAGAATGACCCTCTTAATGAAGCGCCTTAACAAATGCCGGGCCTAGTGCCTCGGACATGACGAAATCCAGGAAAGGCAGTTACAGTTTTGGCCTTCCTGCTTGTCCCCATCGCGAATTACTGCTAcctgctgaaaaaacaaaaagttacACCTACCCGCTGCCTAGATTTACTCTTCTAGACAATTCCTAACTGTACTTACAGTTGAGAGAGAGGCAGAGGCATCCAGGCGGAGCCCCAAAATGTAAACCAATTAAATAAAACTCAGTGGCATTTTTGtactattaaaagaaatttaatgtaatttttaaattaaaaaattcaatCTCTCTATTAAAGACACTGAGTCAGGTGCTAATACTGTCAGACATACCCTTTTGGCTTGAGTTTTACATACAATTTAAGATTTTATGCATTGCTTCAACATGTTAAGAAACCATCTTTTCATACTTACAGTAGCAATAAAGTCAATTCCATACAATATCaaatatcctttttttaaaaaaagttttaaatatattaGACTCTGATTGCCAAAATGCCATTTTATACACAAAGCTGCTAATACAATATACAGttcttagattattttttcacataaaatacattttgtcaaGTTTTATTTGTACATCATTTACTACTGATCGATGGAATTACAAGTTATTGCAGAAGGCTTGCCATCATTTGTTAATATCCTGTACATGCAGCAGTCACACCGAGCTGTACCAGGGTTACTGACACTCCTGTAGTCCATTCTCACACTGCAATCTATAGGCTGAAGATGTAGAGGTGGCAATACTAAGGCTGCATCTGCACTGTTTAAAAACCCGTATCTCCCCTCCAGCTGCGGGTGGAGGTAAATGCATTGTAGGTATAGGTTTGGGAACGGGTGTCTTGAGCAGAGTCTCCTCTGCTACAGCTTCTGCAGTTGAAATATAGCAAAATATTCTAGGTCGTAATTGTGCCATGGCAGATGTTGCCTGAAGAACCCAGCAGTACTCAAATTGTGGGGGGGAACTGAGAAGTCCATTACCAGTTTGGCCAACACAAAAACAGCAGAATAAAGCTGAAGAACAACCAGGGACAAGAAATTCTGTTGTACAgccacaggcaaaacaaaacaaaacaaagtaaatattAGCTGTGTTCTGTAGTAAGAGGCTAGACTTTGCTGCTACAAGCATGTTCTGGATTCTGCCTGTAGAGAACTGCTATAACAAAGGAGGTCAACACTATTTGTTAAATTAGAATTAAGACCCTGTGCATTTCCTTTCTGTGTATTTAGGAAGAAAGAACTGGTGAGAGtgagagaaactgaaaaagcaaataaaaacttcAAAATCTGGTATGCTCTGAACTGTTATCCCCTTGCAAAATAGTCTCCAAGTTAAAGAACAGCACTATATAGTCACCACAAACCTTCCAGAGACTAGTTACCAAGTTACCTTTAGCAAGTATGATAAGGCACAGAAATATCCAGACGTAGGGAGAACACCTTCCAGCAGATGGACAACAGTTCATCTATGGCTCACTGGAGACCAGTGCTATTGCTTTCTCGGTTAAGATGCTCCTATTTCATGGTATTGCTGATTTAGTTTCAGCAGAGAAGATTTGGGTAAACAGAGCTCCAAGATTAAAGCAAAAGAACACTAAACAGAAGTTGTAATGCCATTTGGTAGCTTGTAAGTGCTTTCAACCCCACAAAATAAGACCCTGCTCCATAAACTAGAGAAT
This region of Harpia harpyja isolate bHarHar1 chromosome 1, bHarHar1 primary haplotype, whole genome shotgun sequence genomic DNA includes:
- the LOC128142888 gene encoding protein FAM83D-like, yielding MANPSQCLEEGAGRWPPRPPGPYSEAQRLALEELVAGGPEALRAFLRREQLPPFLSEPEVQAIARGALPPAAAPEPAGEPSPGASLDASSLTYFPERSDLEPPALELGWPGFASGAFRGLTRVEAHFQPGCGESIYGCKEAVRRQIRSARQVIALVMDSFTDIDIFGDLQDAYNNRKVPVYILLDQDFLPHFLEMCKNLGVCPEQESLMRVRTLTGNTYYMRSGAKIVGKVHEKFMLIDGIRVTTGSYSFTWSDGKLNSSNLLLLSGQVVEHFDLQFRILYAQSMPISPKRPSSCRNSAIFDHLANRIESPKEDTVEGNLRAEFARLSSTPKKLLKELELAEDTPGGKPFNLGHSCLCEEEWFSDQEAIVERKSASTQTGPWEEKPVVTVCNAATQTNAVMAESGTQTSVAARMTGTQTSVLLKTAVTQTKEEECTETPLLHRKLSKEGSCLSGKAVTNSSLRSLSSSSSQCSLASSTGSLSSLRSFEYSTSHRAEYFQKLHKERQFHYSTIRSKLSHMVDILSRRGRVPENYMTQYTGRCNLKQRRDISASLRSLRDVSLFSLNK